A segment of the Desulfitobacterium dehalogenans ATCC 51507 genome:
TATATCCAAAAGCCACAGCAGTCTGAGCGCTGCATAGTCCTATCAACACACATAAGACAACCCAAAACCACAGAGTGCCAGGGAGTGTCCCCCAAGCTTTAAGACCGACAAAAGCAAGAAGCAGGCCTGATGTCATTCCCGCCAAAGTCATACGAGATAAAGGATCTTTTTCCCAACCTCTCCACTGTCCGGCACATAGTGCGCCGACCACACTGCCCATGCCGACAGAACCAAGGAGTAATCCGAATTGACCTTCAGTTAGTCCGGCAGCTTTCGCCAAAATGATGAATAATCCATCATACAAAAAGATTAAGAAGAAACTTGCAGCAGTATAGAGGATTCCGGACTTTAACAAAGGCCGACAAGAGATATGGTTCCACGCTTCACGCAGGTCTTTCTTTTGTCTTGGCTTTGTTTCCTCCGGCACTCCCCATTGAGGCAATCCGCACAACAATAAAGCCGAAAAAGCATAGAAGCTTGACCCAACGATGAAAGCTGACTCAGCCCCGAACCAACCAATCAGTGTTCCTCCCGCTATGGGAGCAAGAACTTTCGAGGAATTTACGGAAAGCTGACTTAGGGAAATAGACTTTGCAAGTAGTCCCGGCTCCACTAAACCTTTAATGGCACCTTGACGAACGGGGTCGAAGACTGCGCTTATACTCATTTTTAAGAACACAAGAGTTAATAGAACGTTAAGGGAGGGTGCCCATATCATTCCAAAGACAATCCCAGCCCGCAGCAAGTCGCATACGACTAAGACATGCCTTCCGGGTAAACGTGCTATCCTTACACTTGACAGAGGGCCGATAATAACCCACGGCAGCCCCATACAGATCGATAAGGCGGCAATAGCCGCGGAACCATAGCCCCAGGTGTAAACAATAAGAGTACTCAAAGCAATAAAGTCCAGCCAATTGGCAAGGTCTGAGAGTACTTGTCCGCCTATTAATCGGCGAAAACCTCGAATGCACAGTGGACTGCTAAACGGCTGTTCAATGATACTCACGAAAAAACCTCCAATAGTTCTTTCTTTCAAAGTAACAAAACTTTGTCAGAAGAATATCAGAGGTGTATTAAATGCTTTTGTAGCAGCTCATTTATTTTTTCTTTGCTTTGAGCAAGCCCAATGCGGCGAGACAGCTGGTTCCACTGGTTGTCATAACGCCCCGATAGAGTCTCCCACTCGAACTTTTTTGCAAAATACCTCACGGTACTTATGCCTCTGATCAAATGAGGCAAAAAGTGCGATTCGGTTAAAAGTGAATGACCCAGTTCAATAAAGGACAGTGCATCATGGGGAAGTACCCTGTAGAGGGCGATACCTTTTAGTATGGTGAATTGACCTTGCTCCCGCTGGTAAGGATATTGCTGAAGCAGGTTTTCCGCATCCTTTATATCAATTGTGAGGTTTTCCCAGTCCCCAATATGTAGATCATGTTCAATTTTTAGGTTGGCAACGTAGGGTATCAGGCCATCCCAACCTTGGCGTGATACTTCGGCGGATAAGAAGTCTAATTTAGCTTTGGCCTTATCGTAATCACCCCAATCCATCAGCATCGAAATGATAATTATATTCTCCAGCTCGTACTGCCATACCCTCGGAAGAAGTTCTTTCTGCAAAACAGCCTCCACATAGTGGCGATTCTCGTGGGGATCGAGGAGTTGATTCAAATAAAGTAAGTGAAAAGCTCGATCAGAAAAGGGGATGCTTTCATCTTCCACAAGGAAACGAACATCTCCCTCCAGTATGCGAATTAATATCTCAAAGGAAGTATCCCATGCTACACCGAAAGTTTCCTTGTGACGGCGGAGCGCAAGAAGAGCATCGCCGCGGCCGAATTTTAAGTAGAGCTTACTGATTTTTTGCATCTCCTGCGTAAAAGTAGGGGCATGAAGTAAGAGATTATGCTCAGACTTTGGCTGCTCCGTGATTAAACGATAACCAACCCCTCGTACCGTTTCGATCCTAACCAAGGGGTGCCAAGGCGTTAATTTTTTTCGAATACGATAGATATGATCATCAACAGTTCGATCAATGGGTGATTCTAAAGGCCATACAGCATCTAAGAGTTGATTTCGAGAAAATGTCTGCTGCAAGTGCTCGTACAGGTACTCCAAAAGAGCATATTCTTTGGGTAGTAAGGAAATTGAACGTCCGGCCCAAGTTACGGTCAATGATCCTTGATCAAAATCAATTTGGTCCATCTTAAGCGTCCTCTATCTACGTATTAACACTCCTATCCGTGATGAAAAGCTATAAAATATTATATCATAAGTAAGGAGTAAATAAGAGATTGGGGAGGCAAAATATGTAAACTATCGTGATTTGACATTTTATCATTCGAACGCTGCTTGCTTCGAGGAAACCATTCACATCAGCGAAACAGCGGTTAAGCTAATGGTGACAGGATTAACACTTCCCATAAATAATAAGCAGGAAATCCCTCACCCTTAGCGAAATTATGGTTGACGAGATACTTCGCAAGGGGGGATCAGCATGGACACCTTACATCACCATATTTGTCCCCGGAATTGTTACGATACCTGCAGTATCATCAGCACGACCCGCAATGGCAGACTGGTATCCATTGAGGGTAATCCTTCCCAGGGTTATACCCGTGGCAAGCTCTGCCCAAAGGTTATGGATGAGACCCATAAAGTTTACAGCCCTCACCGGGTCAAATATCCCATGCGTCAACGCAAAAGGTTCTCGGGCCAATGGGAACGGATCAGCTGGAATGAAGCTTTGGATA
Coding sequences within it:
- a CDS encoding MFS transporter, producing the protein MSIIEQPFSSPLCIRGFRRLIGGQVLSDLANWLDFIALSTLIVYTWGYGSAAIAALSICMGLPWVIIGPLSSVRIARLPGRHVLVVCDLLRAGIVFGMIWAPSLNVLLTLVFLKMSISAVFDPVRQGAIKGLVEPGLLAKSISLSQLSVNSSKVLAPIAGGTLIGWFGAESAFIVGSSFYAFSALLLCGLPQWGVPEETKPRQKKDLREAWNHISCRPLLKSGILYTAASFFLIFLYDGLFIILAKAAGLTEGQFGLLLGSVGMGSVVGALCAGQWRGWEKDPLSRMTLAGMTSGLLLAFVGLKAWGTLPGTLWFWVVLCVLIGLCSAQTAVAFGYILQTETTDDTVGPVSALANALQTVSMLIAPILGAMAVPLITLGGVFLSAGTLMCGLALLYRLIYMGCK
- a CDS encoding winged helix-turn-helix domain-containing protein; protein product: MDQIDFDQGSLTVTWAGRSISLLPKEYALLEYLYEHLQQTFSRNQLLDAVWPLESPIDRTVDDHIYRIRKKLTPWHPLVRIETVRGVGYRLITEQPKSEHNLLLHAPTFTQEMQKISKLYLKFGRGDALLALRRHKETFGVAWDTSFEILIRILEGDVRFLVEDESIPFSDRAFHLLYLNQLLDPHENRHYVEAVLQKELLPRVWQYELENIIIISMLMDWGDYDKAKAKLDFLSAEVSRQGWDGLIPYVANLKIEHDLHIGDWENLTIDIKDAENLLQQYPYQREQGQFTILKGIALYRVLPHDALSFIELGHSLLTESHFLPHLIRGISTVRYFAKKFEWETLSGRYDNQWNQLSRRIGLAQSKEKINELLQKHLIHL